A region of the Phaeodactylum tricornutum CCAP 1055/1 chromosome 1, whole genome shotgun sequence genome:
CAGATATTATATCAAGTGTTTTGGCACCGAAAATTGCCGCACTTGCTTCAGCGAGTCTCGAACGATATGCTGGGGAGTTATTGGTATACGAAGACATTATGAAAAAGGTGAATAGCAATGAATCTATCGACGGTCTCTTGGAAAGCGATAGTTCCATTATTATCCAAGACGGAATTCCACAGCAACCCCAACGTCCTGTCTTTCATTCCCAGTTTTCTGTGGACGAAGCGGCTTCCATATTTTCAGAAACATCGGAACactttttcgcaaaagcgGGTAAATGGAAAGCACACGCCAATGCTGCCAAATTTGAGCGTATTCTGGATGAAAAGTACGGCATTTTGCGTCCATTTATTACGAACCATCCCGAAATTGAACATTTCATTCGGGGCGTTCAGCGGAAGTACGCCATGGGGTATTTCAGTCCCTTCCGACAAGGCGATCCGCCAATACCCCGATCGACTGCTGTCATTATATTGTTTATGATGCAACGAGGTCAGATGCGTTGGGAAATAATGCTGTTGACTACCTTGTTCTTTCTTATTGGCCTACAACCTTGGGCTTTGGTGGCAGTTGTCGGAGTTTTACAAGGTCTTCTCATGCGACGAAAGGCAAAGCCTTTGGGGAAGATGAAGCGTTTCATCCCTGCGGTAGAGTCATACTACACGGATGCAAAAACCGATACAGAAAAGCACGAGCTACTATTGCATCCGGTTGGTGAACCTTTGCCTAGCAAAGAGGAAATTGACGCGTCTCTCTTTGATGCTCTGATTCTTGGCTCAGGACCAGCTTCACTGTATATCGCATCGTTGTTGTCGCGGGCGGGTAGAAAAGTGCTCGTTCTCTCTTCACGGAACGACGCTAGTGGCTGCCTGAGTATAAAGCATGCCGAGTATTCAAATGTCCCATTTGACGTTGAAGCTTCGAATGTAGCCAAAATAAGCCGTCAGCAACAAATCTTGGCCCCTGCTCTGTGTACCGAGACCGATACTCAGGGTGGAGTCCGATTTGCCCAGATTGGATCAAATGAAGATGCTCATGCTTTTGAAATACTATCGATACCAGGAATGGGAACAGATTCGTACGACGAAGAGTTACCATTTATTTTGAATGCGGATGGTGGAACAGCCGGTCTCATAGACGATGCTGCAAAGTATCTGAATGATGGCTGGCCAGATGCGGAAGGCGGGAATGGCAATTCTGTAACGGGAGCGTATGCCGCTGCGTGCGAAGCAATTAACAGTACAGCAAACGAGTTCTATATTTCGAAGATTCTCTCGGAAAAAGTCAATAGTCTACGGAGCTCTCCTACCTATCAAGACAGTGGAATTCGTTACGCTCAGTCCTTCTTGAACAAAACATTCACCATCAACCCCCATACACGGTCGTTGATGGCGGGTATAGGTATGAAAGGGGAGAACATCCGACCTGGAGCGACAAGTATGGCAGCGCATGTCACCAACATTAGCGCAGCTCTCAGTGGAGAAGGTATGCACTATCCGATCGGCGGACCTAGGGCACTTTGCCGTGCACTCGCCAACGTCGTTCTCCGTAGCGGTGGCCGAGTGTTGACGTCGGTTGATGTCGCTGAGCTAATATTTGGTGAGCCACGGGAACAAGCGagcaaaggaaagcaaaaagaagGGGACAACGACGGGCCACCTCCACCTCGCTGCGTTGGAGTCAAGCTATCAGACGGGCGAGAAATCAAGTTTGCGAGCGACCGTTTTGATGAAAAAAATGGTTCCTGCTTACCCGCAGTTATTTCAATGGAAGGCTTCATTTGGACATTCATAAACATGTTGCCGGATGACATAAGGATGAAGTACAAAGTACCACGTGGCTTGCCAGCTCTTTCGTCGCGGCGGCCTGTTTTCAAGGTTCTTTTTGCGTTGAAAGGCAGCGCCGATCAACTCAATGTGACGGGTGCTGATTACTATCGGCTGCCCAACGCAGCTGTAGCGCGAGACGAGTTTGATCAGTCCTCTGGACAGATAAAACACGGTGAGATTGGTTGGTCTGATTCGGACACTGGTGATAACGGAGATGCTTACGCGGATGGAGGTAAGAATTTAATGGACGTCATCAACCAGGATCCTGGTTCCATCAGTGATGAGCATATTGTAAACTCCAGTAGAAAACGAGCCCGAAAGACAAAATTTGAAGCTGGGTCTTCATGGCTCCacgtttcttttccttcaGCCAAAGACCCTTCTTTTGAGGAACGTCACGGGAAGACCACAACGTGCGTCGTCACTATTGAGGCGGATGACGATTTTGTTACCTATTTTGACACGAAACCTAAGATCTATGTCATTAAGAATGCCTCGGCTACAAAGGGCGATCTTGATCGCTTGCTAGAACGTGTCAAAAAGGATGTGTACCATATTTTTCCTCAACTAAGGGACAAGGTGGACCACTGCGAAATTTGTGGACCTTTTCAGAAAGGGTTGAGTCACAATCCCGAGAGATTCGCCGCCAAAGGCATTCGAGCCGACACGCCTTATCCTGGTTTGTTCGTAGGAGGATCGGACTTGACTGTCGGCGAGTCCTTTTCCGGTGACATCGTCGGCGCCTGGTTGGCAGCGAACGCTGTTGAACAATACGGCCCACTCGATCACTTGTTCCTGCAAAAGAACATCACAACTGACATTGAGCAATTCTTAGAAGAACCAGGCTGGGTTGATGAAGAGGATGTTGCAATTCCGTACAAATCGGCAGATGCAAAGAAGGACAAGGACGTCTAAGCGACCAGTATGTTTTTCCAACCTTAAGGTCTGCGTCACGGCAAATTACGCTCTTGGGCGCAAACTGGGTCAATAGGCAAAAGCCGCAAGACCCAATAATCCGTTCCAGCAATAGAGAGTAGATTGCTAACTCCTGCTCTAAATTGATTCTAACTGTCTCGGATAAATTATAAGCCAGCCGCTCACTTGGGCAGCTCTCTACCTATTGCCTATCCAAAGCTCTAATATTGCTCGTTGAAATCTTGGACCCAGTTTTTGATTTGCGCGCGAATAACCTCACTCAATTCGTTCCTGCTGACGAGCGCATGTTTCTCCATATGTGTACTGGGTTTCTTGGTCCATCCATCATATATAACTTCAAGCTCTTCATGAGAAGTACTACAAATGTCAGGAAGTCGTAAAATTCCACTGGCAACTTTGTCGCCGGTATCTGGCTTTGTCAACTCATATTTGAGCTTCGCATGAAAATCGAATATGTAGCGTTTCTTACCGCCAGCGATCGCCACAGACGCATCGCCTGTCAATTCTTCCACTGATAAAATTTCGACGTTATATTTTGATGTGACGGTTACATCTTCAAGCCGACTACGTAGCTGACTATTGCACCAACTCGTTGtgtctttttcttcccaGGTGCCTGCTTTGTTCCAGGCCGATGGCCGTGAGATCCCGTCTGTAGATGTTGAGAGTCTCGTAGGTACATTGCTCGAACCGCTAGGCTCCAGTTTCTTCGGAGCAATATCAcccagcttttgcttttcaTCTTCCGATAGCTCTCTTGTAAAATAACTAGTGGTACGACCGTCCTTTGTTTTTTTGTATCCCCGCATCATGGCCAACTCGGATTCCGTCAAAGCATCGTCCTCCGAGTCGCTCTCTGCATCGTTGGATTGGTTCTTTTTCATAGCATCACGTCTAGCCTTCTCCTCCGCCTTCCGACGCTTTTCTActtcctttctcttcttctcctCTTTTTTACGGCGCTTTTCGTCCGCTGAGTTTTGCTCCTTTTCCCAATCCTCGAAAGACACGGCTGGTTCATTGTTGGCCATACGCTTGACGCATTCGTCTTCCCATTCATGTTTGCGCTTTTTGTACAgttcttgttcttcctttttccggcgctgctcttcttcggcctttttcttATCGTCTGCTTCCTTGTCAACGTACAGAAATGAGCCACCGCTACTGGAAAATGCCTTGGCGAGTGCTTTTTTCTGGCTGTCGCGATGCGTTTCGAGTTCCTTCTTGATGCTGAGCAATTCTTTTTTACACGGTATGTTAGAGGGATCTTGTTGAAGGGCAGTTTTCAAGTCAGCGCGCGCTTCTTCATGATCGCCAATTTTACGCCGTGCGGCGGCCCGTCGGTACAAGGCCTTGACGTTGGTTGCGTCAACTTGAATCGCTTTGGAGGCGACTTCCACACTCATTTTGTACTTTTGCTGCTTAAAACAGATCATGCTCAGGTTGGTTTGTAGCGCCATCAATAGAGACTTTACCTGGTCATCCCCGGAGTTTTGCTTGTTGAGTTTCTTCACTACGTTGGCTCCGCGGCGGTACGCACGGGCAGCCTTGTCTAGGTCTCCATTCTTGAAGTGACCGTTGCCTTCGTCCTTCAACATTGTGCCCTCTAGTAAGACATCTTCAGCCGCATCGGGACTAGTTCCAGAATCGTTCTCGCTATCGCTTGAACCTGTGGAAGAAACCACGCCCTCGTCCTCGCTGATGTCTTCCGAATCGGGCGGCAAATCGCCATCAAAGTGgtcgttttcgttttcgttgcTGGTCTTGGAAGGAACCCCCACATCTCCGCCTTCTACGTCGCCTTTCAAGTCCATCTGTTCGACTGCTGCCAACGTATCATCCGTTATATTGTCGCAATCCATTAATGTAGTCATCTTCGAGGGAACAATGCTGTGGTGTTGACCTTTCGAGAAAAGGTGCAGTTGTGTGCTCCGTGGCTCCGTCCCAGTCCATCAATGTGCTCTGATTTTCTTGAATGACTTTCCTGTGTTTATATGCTACTTTTACAGCTAGTTACATCACCTCTTTCGGCGGATCTTTGTTTTCATTGGGAGGTTTGCCTTCTGACGTGGATTCCGGTACGACGTTCATCGACCTGTTCCGAGTCGCCGCGTGGTTGATTTTCCGAGCTTTTTCCCGGATTCCAAATCCCTGTTCTGACCTTCGTCCACGATTCCAATCCCCATGATTCTCTGTGTGCTCGCTCGGTTGAAGTCTTCCTTCGAATTTGCGTTGATGCCGAACACGAAAGGCGGCTATCACTATTTTACGTCGTTGCTATGCACATCAACGACTCACTTTTGCCACAGTATTTTAGCAGCCATCAAACGTTTTCTTTCGCTGCTGCTCAACCATAGAAAGTCTCCGAAATCCAAAGATTGACTGTAAACCAGCATAGCTCCAGATGAAACGACCTTTACCGAATGGAATCCAAAGAACAGTAATACATTGGAGGATGTTGGAGTACGGCTTTAAACGATCATATCGGAGACAATCGCGATCAACCGCCATCGGCAGGACCTTTGGCTGGTTGCTTGTGCTTATGACATTGCAGCAATACACTCGAGCGTTTTTACTTCAATCTCATTCGTATCCGAGAATACGGCACGCGCTTCCAAACGTTCTCGCGCCTGTCACCGCGGCCGTTTCCACTTCACCCGACTCGTTTCAGTCCGCTTCCCCAGAACATCCGAGCACCAGTGCCGCAGGGGAAGGCCTATCCCGATTCCATCAATCCATATTATCACGTACAGTAGAACGACAACGCTTCGTTACGGGGCGATACCCACTAACGGTGACAATTCGCGAAAATCCGACGCGGAAATGGTTGCGACTTGGACAATCCAACGGCGATTCCGTAGCGACTACGGAAATTTTTGTCAATAATACAACTACAATGCGCAGCTTAGCGTCACTCGATCGATTTCATTGGCTTGATGATAAGGAACGGCAAACGCTGCTGGATAGTTATGCCATGGTGAGTTTGGAATTCATTGCCGAAATTCATATAGAGCGTCCCGGATATTTGCATTTGTTGAGGTGTGACGGCGCCGGATCATCGGCCGCGACACAACGATCCTTGCGAGACGTTTTGCCCTTCAAGCGGCCCGCAGCAATTCTgaaggaattggaagacgACCTCACTAAATTGTACCGCGATCGTTTGTGGGTGACCGGATTCAGTCTGACGGGAAGACAGGGATTTGTCAAATCGATCGAAACAAACGACGGCTTTATTGGGTCGGTCAATCCAAGGACGGCTTCGTCCGTATTGTGGCCTAATGAAGTCACTTCGGTCCCCTCGCAACTTTTACAAGATTCGTCACAAATGAAAAATCCCGGGGTACCGCGTGCGTTTCGACGAGACGGGCTTTACCAAGATGCCTTGCTCGTTTCCGACGGCTTTCTTGTGCCGGGCAAGGATCATGGGGGTTTGTATATTGTCAAGAACCCAGGAAATCCGCAAACGGAATGGACCATGTCTCTCACCGACAATAGTGGTCGATGGTTCTATCACCGCGCCGTATGGGCCGATCTCACCGGAGACGGGCGGCAGTCGATTCTCACCGCGCGCTGCAAGGTATCCACCAATATTGGCAACAAAAATGATGGCGTCACCTCCGGGATTTCCAAGAAAGGGGAGCTAGTATGGCTGGAATGTCCACAGCCTGCTTCAATTGATCCAACCACTGGGACACCCCTCGAAACCGATGGAACACAGTTCGATCCATTCAGTTCCCGCCATTTGCCGTGGAAAACACGAGTTCTCGCCACTGGACCGGATGTTATGTTTTGCGTTGCGGATCTGGATATCACGGACGATACTATCGAAGTCATATCAAGCCaattcttttccaaatctGTAGCCTTGCACAGCATTCGACGAGGACCGGAGCCAAAAGTTTGTTTTACAAGAAGTATTGATGATCGATGTGGGACGGCGTTTAGTTCCATTCTTGTTGATCTGGACTGCAATGCTGTTGGGACAAAAAAAGATGCGCAAGCTTCTAAGCAGGATCGGTGTGTAATCAACTCCGGCAGTTCCTTCGAGTCATTGTCACGGGGTGACTGCTTTTCTCATCTTCTTGTTACGAGCCATGAATGCAGTTACGTTGAACCTGGAGAAATGCCGAGTTCATCATCTGCGGACGGATCGGCCCTTTGGACTCCAGCTGACGATACGGACGGTGGTTCTCTTTTCGCCTATCGTGTACCTGAAGGCAAAGGCTCGTGGAAAACGAATCCTTGGCTGCGAACCACCGTGGCGACTGGTTTCAAGGTGCACGGGCAAATCAACAATATGATCAACCCAGGGGCGCCAGGTTTCGTCTACTCTTTCCACGCCAAAAAGGACGATACCTATTCGGGTAAGCGGCCTATGATTGCGATTGCTGGCGACTGTGCGGAGGCGGCATATATATACCGGCCGGACAACATTGTAGATACTAGATCTGAGATTAGTGCCGATCCCAGCACGCAATACAAACTCATGGTCGAAATACAGTGTGGATCTACCGTTGGGAGTATTGGAATTAGCTATGACGACTTTACGACGGCCGAGCAAGAAAGCGGGTATGCGAAGCTGTACATTCCTTGCTACGAAAACGATAAGGTATTCGTGTTTGCCCTTGGTAGCGGTGAAGAAGAGAAGGAGATATGGTAGAATATAACATGTAAATAGATAAAGCCATTGTCTAACGATGGTCCAGTTTTCCTGACAAGCCCGACatggcctttttctttccgtCGGGGATTGTATACAGAACAAGCGGCTTTTCGGGGCCCATATATGGGCGGTCCACACGATAATATCCACGGCGTTCAAGCTGGATGACATCATGTTCCTGAAGCGTTTTCAAGCCTGCATCTCCAATGACATCTGTCATGGCCAACGTGTTTGGATTGATGTAGTCCTCGAAATTATCATCTTCTTCTAGCTTTTCCTTGGATACCAGATTGTCAAACCTTAAAAAGAGAAAAATGCACTTATAAGAAACCCAAAGCGAATCTATTTGCTCGTGGCTTCAAAACAGAAATCACTTACTCGTATAGAACAACCGGCGTACTGGTAGAAACGTTCGCAATCCAACTCAACTTCTTCTTTGCCGCCTTAAAGTCACCGTTGGGAATAAATTTGCCTTCAAGGTCGCCTCCAATTTTACTGATTTTCACCACGCCCCAACGAAGCAAAACTATATCTTCGCCAAGCTGAATATCCTTGACATCTACTGATTCCAGCAACACTTCATCGCACAAACGCATGGCCCGACTTCCAAGCGAAGGATCTTTGGGATGGCAGCTAGTCTCGCTGAACGCAAAATCTGCTTCTTTGGGACCGTTTGTAACAACCAAACGGGTATGCTGAGCTTTATCAATTGCCATAAAACGTTGAGCTGTCTTGtcaatttcctttttgttCTCTGCCCAGAAATTCGCCCAGTCCATGTTGACGACCCTGCGTGAGGCACCCTGAGAAAGCATGAAGCTACGAAGCGCTGTAATACTGAGCCCTCGACGAACGATTCCTCGCACAGTTGGAAAGCGCGCATCGTCCCAGCCAGTGACATGGCCGTTCTCCACAAACCAAGTGAGCTTGCGCTTGCTTAGCACGGTATTGACAAAGTTGACACGGGAAAAGGCATGGATGCGTGGTCGTCGCATCTTTAGGGCCTTGACAATCCACTGATATTGCTCGTCACGGTCATTGTACTCAGTGGTTCGGAGTGTATGAGTAACACCTTCAATGGAGTCAACAATAGGACACGCCAAATCATATGTAGGATAGGCTTTGTAAGCAGTTCCGGAACGATGATGTGGGGTTGTGTTttgacgaaaaagaacaGGATCGCGCATTGTACCATTGTCACTCTGCATATCAATTTTGGCTCTCAAGCACCAAGCACCGCCCTCCTTGCTTCCACTGCTCATTTCCTGAAAATATTTTAGCGCTTCTTCAGGAGTTTGATTGCGATGTTTCGATTCCTGGCGCTCAGCACGCTCAgtcttcatttcttcttgtggGGTATTGTCCATATACGCGAGGCCTTCACCGATTAATATTTTCGCATATTCGGTAATGGGCTTGAAGTAGTCTGACGTGTATGACACGGAGTCTGGTGTTATTTCAAGTTTCCCTAAATCCACTAAAATGGATTCTTCGAATTCggccttttccttggacGGATTAGTGTCATCAAAACGTAAAAGGACTCGTCCTTTGTACCGGCGCGCATAGTAATCATTCAAGAGGGCCGCCTTGGAATGCCCAATGTGCAAGTAACCGGACGGTTCCGGCGGAAACCGAGTAACGACGCGTCCCGCGACCGCACCTTCAAGCGCGTTCATACCCGAAACCAAAGGTTCCATTTCACCATCAAAGACAGCTTCGAAGCTGTTGGTAACGCCGACACAAAGCTGTGTGGCCTCTTGCAGCGCTGGGTGTGAAGCCATCATTGAGAGCCAACGGGACGCCGCAACGGCGTGATCGGGTAACTGTGATTTAGCCGCTGCCAAATCCTTAGCCTGTGTTGGAAAGCCAGCCACTGCAAACAAAGCTAGATCAGCAAGCGAGAGAGCATGGCCGACCAAGTAAGTGCTAGTCGCCAGTGCGTGATGCAATGTCATAGATAACGCAATCATCTTTTGACTCGTTTCTAGTAAGGTCAAAGATTGAGCATAGTCTACCCATGCATCAACCAACGCCTGACCAGATGGCGAACTAGGAAGTAGCATACCATCACCAGAACGACGGGAAAGGTAGCGAGCCATGGCAAAATCTCCTGTAACTGCGCCACCTTCTTCCATTCCCATGGCCGTGTGTCGACTACGATGATCCGAAGTAATGTCGAGGTCGTTCACCGTATTTGACAATACCGCCACTGCCATAGCTACGACTGGTCGTTCTGCAAGAGGGAGGTTTGGATTGATTACAACTTGCAGAGGCAGCAAACTCCCTTTTTGCGATAATGCAGAGGGCAGATTTGGAACTGTACTGGTACCTGGACCTTTTGCTAACGCTCCAGTAGTCTCAGCATTAGGAGGGCCGATTGCATGGCAGCTTGTGGCTGGAGAAGGAGCTCCACCAGTCTTTAATACTTGCTTTTGGGCCTTCTTTGCGGCCTTTTTCGCGGCCTTCTTCTGAGCATTCAACGAGTCAGGATCAGCCTCCTGACAAAAGCCATTGTTAATTGAACATGTGAGTGGTAAAAAAAATATATTTGGGACGCATGTCCAAGCTTACGTACCGGCTTCGCGGGTCCA
Encoded here:
- a CDS encoding predicted protein; this encodes MTLQQYTRAFLLQSHSYPRIRHALPNVLAPVTAAVSTSPDSFQSASPEHPSTSAAGEGLSRFHQSILSRTVERQRFVTGRYPLTVTIRENPTRKWLRLGQSNGDSVATTEIFVNNTTTMRSLASLDRFHWLDDKERQTLLDSYAMVSLEFIAEIHIERPGYLHLLRCDGAGSSAATQRSLRDVLPFKRPAAILKELEDDLTKLYRDRLWVTGFSLTGRQGFVKSIETNDGFIGSVNPRTASSVLWPNEVTSVPSQLLQDSSQMKNPGVPRAFRRDGLYQDALLVSDGFLVPGKDHGGLYIVKNPGNPQTEWTMSLTDNSGRWFYHRAVWADLTGDGRQSILTARCKVSTNIGNKNDGVTSGISKKGELVWLECPQPASIDPTTGTPLETDGTQFDPFSSRHLPWKTRVLATGPDVMFCVADLDITDDTIEVISSQFFSKSVALHSIRRGPEPKVCFTRSIDDRCGTAFSSILVDLDCNAVGTKKDAQASKQDRCVINSGSSFESLSRGDCFSHLLVTSHECSYVEPGEMPSSSSADGSALWTPADDTDGGSLFAYRVPEGKGSWKTNPWLRTTVATGFKVHGQINNMINPGAPGFVYSFHAKKDDTYSGKRPMIAIAGDCAEAAYIYRPDNIVDTRSEISADPSTQYKLMVEIQCGSTVGSIGISYDDFTTAEQESGYAKLYIPCYENDKVFVFALGSGEEEKEIW
- a CDS encoding predicted protein, whose amino-acid sequence is MTTLMDCDNITDDTLAAVEQMDLKGDVEGGDVGVPSKTSNENENDHFDGDLPPDSEDISEDEGVVSSTGSSDSENDSGTSPDAAEDVLLEGTMLKDEGNGHFKNGDLDKAARAYRRGANVVKKLNKQNSGDDQVKSLLMALQTNLSMICFKQQKYKMSVEVASKAIQVDATNVKALYRRAAARRKIGDHEEARADLKTALQQDPSNIPCKKELLSIKKELETHRDSQKKALAKAFSSSGGSFLYVDKEADDKKKAEEEQRRKKEEQELYKKRKHEWEDECVKRMANNEPAVSFEDWEKEQNSADEKRRKKEEKKRKEVEKRRKAEEKARRDAMKKNQSNDAESDSEDDALTESELAMMRGYKKTKDGRTTSYFTRELSEDEKQKLGDIAPKKLEPSGSSNVPTRLSTSTDGISRPSAWNKAGTWEEKDTTSWCNSQLRSRLEDVTVTSKYNVEILSVEELTGDASVAIAGGKKRYIFDFHAKLKYELTKPDTGDKVASGILRLPDICSTSHEELEVIYDGWTKKPSTHMEKHALVSRNELSEVIRAQIKNWVQDFNEQY
- a CDS encoding predicted protein, translated to MRIGKPLRKSRAWKKVGVNGTPKYVSPESVVGRINSDIISSVLAPKIAALASASLERYAGELLVYEDIMKKVNSNESIDGLLESDSSIIIQDGIPQQPQRPVFHSQFSVDEAASIFSETSEHFFAKAGKWKAHANAAKFERILDEKYGILRPFITNHPEIEHFIRGVQRKYAMGYFSPFRQGDPPIPRSTAVIILFMMQRGQMRWEIMLLTTLFFLIGLQPWALVAVVGVLQGLLMRRKAKPLGKMKRFIPAVESYYTDAKTDTEKHELLLHPVGEPLPSKEEIDASLFDALILGSGPASLYIASLLSRAGRKVLVLSSRNDASGCLSIKHAEYSNVPFDVEASNVAKISRQQQILAPALCTETDTQGGVRFAQIGSNEDAHAFEILSIPGMGTDSYDEELPFILNADGGTAGLIDDAAKYLNDGWPDAEGGNGNSVTGAYAAACEAINSTANEFYISKILSEKVNSLRSSPTYQDSGIRYAQSFLNKTFTINPHTRSLMAGIGMKGENIRPGATSMAAHVTNISAALSGEGMHYPIGGPRALCRALANVVLRSGGRVLTSVDVAELIFGEPREQASKGKQKEGDNDGPPPPRCVGVKLSDGREIKFASDRFDEKNGSCLPAVISMEGFIWTFINMLPDDIRMKYKVPRGLPALSSRRPVFKVLFALKGSADQLNVTGADYYRLPNAAVARDEFDQSSGQIKHGEIGWSDSDTGDNGDAYADGGKNLMDVINQDPGSISDEHIVNSSRKRARKTKFEAGSSWLHVSFPSAKDPSFEERHGKTTTCVVTIEADDDFVTYFDTKPKIYVIKNASATKGDLDRLLERVKKDVYHIFPQLRDKVDHCEICGPFQKGLSHNPERFAAKGIRADTPYPGLFVGGSDLTVGESFSGDIVGAWLAANAVEQYGPLDHLFLQKNITTDIEQFLEEPGWVDEEDVAIPYKSADAKKDKDV
- the GluRS_1 gene encoding glutamate-trna ligase (involved in proteosynthesis, cytosolic) yields the protein MNALEGAVAGRVVTRFPPEPSGYLHIGHSKAALLNDYYARRYKGRVLLRFDDTNPSKEKAEFEESILVDLGKLEITPDSVSYTSDYFKPITEYAKILIGEGLAYMDNTPQEEMKTERAERQESKHRNQTPEEALKYFQEMSSGSKEGGAWCLRAKIDMQSDNGTMRDPVLFRQNTTPHHRSGTAYKAYPTYDLACPIVDSIEGVTHTLRTTEYNDRDEQYQWIVKALKMRRPRIHAFSRVNFVNTVLSKRKLTWFVENGHVTGWDDARFPTVRGIVRRGLSITALRSFMLSQGASRRVVNMDWANFWAENKKEIDKTAQRFMAIDKAQHTRLVVTNGPKEADFAFSETSCHPKDPSLGSRAMRLCDEVLLESVDVKDIQLGEDIVLLRWGVVKISKIGGDLEGKFIPNGDFKAAKKKLSWIANVSTSTPVVLYEFDNLVSKEKLEEDDNFEDYINPNTLAMTDVIGDAGLKTLQEHDVIQLERRGYYRVDRPYMGPEKPLVLYTIPDGKKKAMSGLSGKLDHR